A genomic stretch from Nerophis ophidion isolate RoL-2023_Sa linkage group LG14, RoL_Noph_v1.0, whole genome shotgun sequence includes:
- the LOC133568236 gene encoding uncharacterized protein LOC133568236 translates to MATSHSGSSKTSVSTASAALVRAKAEVAEVQASYASQEAKLKLEEAKLKLEKAHNQLETTRITTELEVLTLQREADAAEAEAKVLEEASGAQSTGDDRKTESEKANIERTSEYVQSQIDLQQQLSSLAALCPAIDKQPYPLTQATINTWHLDENTPYMQPSPNRTNFKSDKESHLSTPNLNKPVKATTNSEEKRQSGSNIHAPPYVPQQVPQASILSSVEPLAHYLATRDLITSGLYYFADKPEDYRAWESSFTTAVSGAHLTTTQELDLMTKWLGKESGEHVRRIRSMYVNHPELALHKAWERLRDCYATPEIIEKSRFDRLDNFPKISNKDNARLRELGDLLMEIQGFKKDGYVTGLSYLDTSRGIRPIVDKLPYSLQEKWTSSGFLYKEHNNGCFPPFHYFCVFVCSEAKKRNDPSFTYQYNTTANLDKHIAKGFNSNRPITVHKTDILTTNSDPNECCPLHNKPHPLKKCRTFRNKSLDDRKAFLKEKGICFKCCSSVSHLAKQCQSSVKCYECGNTHHEAAMHPGQSPQMAKAPPSLKEYGGEAEEQYNMPDVSTSCTDVCSQGQWGRSCSKICLTKMYHKNFKDKAIKAYVILDDQSNRSLARPELFKMFNVDSKPITYHLRTCSGLVEAHGREAEGFQIESLDGKVLISLPTLLECIEIPNNWNEIPTPTAVLHQPHLHHIAKHIPELDPGAQILLLLGRDVIRAHKVRQQVNGPHAAPFAQCLDLGWVVMGEVCLGNTHKPTINSMKTNVWENGRHSIFLPCTSVMCVKKQQTFNQSCKSQERMLGSTVFNQTEHNNKPAPSMDDLLFLKIMDIQTYRDGSNNWVAPLLFKEPRQRLPNNKAQAIKRFMSLQ, encoded by the coding sequence ATGGCAACTAGTCACAGTGGAAGCAGCAAAACGTCAGTATCCACAGCAAGTGCAGCTCTTGTTAGAGCTAAAGCAGAAGTCGCGGAAGTACAAGCGTCGTACGCAAGCCAAGAAGCTAAGCTTAAACTGGaagaagctaagctaaaactggAAAAGGCTCATAATCAATTAGAAACAACGAGAATAACCACAGAATTAGAAGTGCTGACATTACAACGAGAAGCAGACGCAGCTGAGGCGGAAGCTAAGGTATTGGAGGAAGCTTCGGGAGCACAATCCACTGGCGATGACAGGAAAACTGAATCAGAAAAGGCAAACATTGAACGCACCAGTGAATATGTTCAATCACAGATCGACCTTCAACAGCAGTTGTCATCTCTAGCTGCCTTGTGTCCAGCAATAGATAAGCAACCGTATCCGTTAACACAAGCTACCATCAACACCTGGCATCTGGATGAAAATACTCCATATATGCAACCCAGTCCTAATAGAACAAACTTTAAGAGCGATAAAGAATCTCACTTATCCACACCAAACTTAAATAAACCAGTTAAAGCCACGACAAACTCCGAAGAAAAAAGACAATCTGGCTCAAACATACATGCTCCGCCCTATGTTCCCCAACAGGTTCCACAAGCCAGCATACTGTCTTCAGTGGAACCATTGGCCCACTATTTGGCAACACGAGATCTCATCACTTCAGGACTGTACTACTTCGCTGATAAACCAGAAGATTATCGCGCATGGGAGTCGTCATTCACTACAGCGGTCAGCGGTGCTCACCTCACAACAACCCAAGAACTAGACCTCATGACAAAGTGGCTTGGTAAGGAGTCTGGAGAACATGTGAGACGCATCCGCTCAATGTATGTAAACCATCCAGAACTGGCTCTACACAAAGCATGGGAAAGACTGCGTGACTGTTATGCTACCCCTGAAATCATTGAAAAATCACGATTTGATCGGCTGgacaatttccccaaaatttctaataaagacaacgCAAGGCTACGCGAACTGGGAGATTTGCTCATGGAAATTCAAGGTTTTAAGAAGGACGGCTATGTCACCGGCTTGTCCTATCTGGATACGTCACGTGGAATTAGGCCGATTGTGGACAAGCTTCCTTATAGCCTTCAGGAAAAATGGACATCTTCTGGGTTTTTGTACAAAGAACATAATAACGGTTGCTTCCCTCCCTTCCACTACTTCTGTGTTTTTGTGTGCTCTGAGGCAAAGAAACGAAATGACCCCAGTTTCACCTACCAGTACAATACAACTGCTAACCTTgacaaacacattgcaaaaggtTTTAACTCCAACAGACCCATCACAGTGCACAAAACAGACATTTTAACAACCAATAGTGACCCCAATGAATGTTGTCCTCTACACAACAAACCACACCCCCTTAAGAAATGCAGGACATTCCGAAACAAATCCCTGGATGATAGAAAGGCCTTTTTGAAGGAAAAAGGGatatgttttaaatgttgttCCTCAGTTTCACATCTCGCCAAACAATGCCAGTCTTCTGTGAAGTGTTATGAATGTGGAAACACTCATCATGAGGCAGCAATGCATCCTGGTCAATCCCCTCAAATGGCCAAGGCTCCTCCATCTCTTAAAGAGTATGGCGGGGAGGCAGAAGAACAGTATAACATGCCTGATGTTAGCACGAGCTGTACAGATGTTTGCAGTCAAGGTCAGTGGGGGCGCTCATGCTCAAAAATATGCCTTACTAAAATGTACCATAAAAACTTCAAGGACAAGGCCATCAAAGCATACGTAATTTTGGATGACCAAAGTAATCGATCATTGGCAAGACCAGAATTGTTTAAAATGTTCAATGTGGACAGCAAACCAATCACTTATCATCTCAGAACTTGTTCTGGCCTTGTAGAGGCACACGGCAGGGAGGCTGAGGGTTTCCAGATTGAGTCCCTAGATGGTAAAGTTCTCATCTCACTTCCAACACTCCTCGAGTGTATAGAGATTCCAAATAATTGGAATGAGATCCCAACACCAACTGCAGTTTTGCATCAACCCCATCTCCATCACATTGCCAAACACATCCCCGAATTGGACCCCGGAGCACAAATACTCCTTCTCCTTGGAAGAGATGTAATCAGGGCACACAAGGTCAGACAGCAAGTAAATGGACCACACGCCGCTCCTTTTGCACAATGTCTGGATTTAGGCTGGGTGGTGATGGGAGAAGTGTGTTTAGGCAATACACACAAACCAACAATTAATTCAATGAAAACAAACGTATGGGAAAATGGACGTCATTCCATCTTTCTACCCTGCACCAGTGTCATGTGTGTTAAGAAGCAACAAACCTTCAACCAGTCCTGCAAATCACAAGAAAGGATGCTGGGATCGACAGTTTTCAACCAAACTGAACATAACAACAAACCTGCTCCATCAATGGATGACCTCCTCTTTCTAAAGATCATGGACATTCAAACCTACAGAGATGGATCCAACAATTGGGTCGCTCCACTCCTATTTAAGGAACCACGTCAACGTTTGCCAAACAATAAGGCCCAGGCAATCAAGCGGTTCATGTCACTTCAATGA